The Rhododendron vialii isolate Sample 1 chromosome 8a, ASM3025357v1 genome has a window encoding:
- the LOC131336071 gene encoding uncharacterized protein LOC131336071 gives MSRLHHCKIPNFCVPLPPSYISSIGITSAPPPPHRSLLRPSAKFSPPRCSLNPKFPSRSALPPKKSVPLPARDRIIKFGKHKGKMLGALPSAYLQWMYKNSVVWPDFAKEVLDDPVYKDRIEWEYVQRILHGDFGGARIREQHQSDDVVADIYEIADKFDWDMEDKRGWSKVELELLGTSFSGPIPRKNEAKAWWSTKLKAKASPKEEAMVGMGHRRRERRERRILKSDRELGVGLERREERVTVKTDGELGAAEEESRSDGDGQVVPGKSQEPTVRKGISFPGRESLLKKAKVMNNRKSSSSSD, from the coding sequence ATGTCTCGTCTTCACCATTGCAAAATCCCCAATTTCTGTGTCCCTCTTCCTCCGTCCTACATCTCATCGATAGGTATTACCAgtgcaccaccaccacctcatcGGTCTCTCCTTCGCCCTTCAGCTAAATTCTCGCCACCCCGCTGCTCTCTCAACCCCAAATTCCCCTCCCGTTCTGCTCTACCCCCAAAAAAGTCTGTCCCACTCCCAGCCCGTGACCGAATCATTAAATTCGGTAAGCACAAAGGCAAGATGCTAGGGGCTCTCCCTTCCGCCTATCTACAGTGGATGTACAAGAACTCCGTAGTGTGGCCCGATTTCGCCAAGGAAGTCCTGGATGACCCCGTTTACAAGGATCGAATCGAGTGGGAGTACGTACAGAGAATCTTGCACGGCGACTTTGGTGGTGCCAGAATAAGAGAACAACACCAATCCGATGACGTGGTTGCTGATATATATGAAATCGCCGATAAGTTCGATTGGGACATGGAGGACAAGAGGGGGTGGAGCAAGGTCGAGCTCGAGCTTCTTGGGACCTCTTTTAGCGGACCAATTCCGAGGAAGAACGAGGCGAAAGCATGGTGGTCGACCAAGTTGAAGGCTAAGGCTTCTCCTAAAGAAGAAGCGATGGTGGGTATGGGACacaggaggagagagaggagggagaggaggatTTTGAAGAGCGACAGGGAACTGGGAGTGGGATTGGaaaggagagaagagagagtgacGGTGAAGACAGACGGGGAATTGGGAGCCGCGGAGGAGGAATCGAGATCCGACGGTGATGGTCAGGTGGTGCCTGGGAAGAGTCAAGAACCAACGGTGCGGAAAGGGATTAGCTTTCCTGGCCGTGAATCACTCTTGAAGAAGGCGAAGGTGATGAATAACCGTAAAAGCTCGTCCTCGTCTGATTAA
- the LOC131336072 gene encoding uncharacterized protein C24B11.05 isoform X2 — MDACGRSSGGCRYECLLFDMDDTLYPLSSGLNLACRKNIEEFMLQHLHIDENEVPKMCLDLYKEYGTTMAGLKALGYEFDNDEFHTYVHGKLPYEALKPDLLLRHLLLSMPQRKIVFTNADKAHAAQVLNKLSLEDCFEGVICFETLNPPPLKPDHDDNYNTQDRTDEKQVLAKDESEGTATDDTADSSRFSSKPPILCKPSVEAIEAAIRIAKADPKKTIFFDDSTRNIASGKAAGLHTVIVGSTTLVPGADHALSSIHNIKEALPEIWEGEGEQLEQVIHLISHDETSVIA; from the exons ATGGATGCTTGTGGAAGGTCCAGTGGCGGATGCAGGTACGAGTGCTTGCTCTTTG ATATGGATGATACTTTGTACCCTCTGAGCTCAGGTCTCAACTTGGCGTGTCGTAAGAACATAGAAG AATTCATGTTGCAACACTTGCACATTGATGAAAATGAAGTACCTAAGATGTGCTTGGATTTGTACAAGGAATACGGGACAACTATGGCTGGCCTGAAG GCTCTTGGCTATGAATTTGACAATGATGAATTTCATACTTATGTTCATGGAAAATTACCATATGAGGCTCTGAAACCCGACCTGTTGCTGAGGCACCTTCTACTTTCTATGCCTCAACGCAAAATA GTCTTCACTAATGCTGACAAAGCGCATGCAGCTCAAGTACTCAACAAGCTGAGCTTGGAAGATTGTTTTGAAGGTGTCATATGCTTTGAAACTCTTAATCCCCCTCCTCTCAAACCAGATCATGATGATAACTACAATACACAAGACAGGACAGACGAAAAACAAGTGCTTGCAAAAGATGAATCAGAGGGTACCGCCACTGATGACACTGCTGACTCCAGCAGATTCAGCTCCAAGCCTCCAATTCTCTGTAAACCCTCAGTGGAAGCAATTGAAGCTGCTATTCGAATTGCCAAAGCTGACCCCAAGAAAACT ATTTTCTTTGATGATAGCACACGAAACATTGCAAGCGGGAAAGCAGCCGGACTTCACACAGTCATT GTAGGAAGCACGACACTGGTGCCCGGAGCTGACCACGCCTTAAGTAGCATTCACAACATCAAAGAGGCACTACCAGAAATATGGGAAGGTGAAGGAGAGCAGCTGGAGCAAGTCATCCACTTGATTTCCCATGATGAAACTTCAGTGATCGCGTAG
- the LOC131336072 gene encoding uncharacterized protein C24B11.05 isoform X1 produces MDACGRSSGGCRYECLLFDMDDTLYPLSSGLNLACRKNIEEFMLQHLHIDENEVPKMCLDLYKEYGTTMAGLKFQALGYEFDNDEFHTYVHGKLPYEALKPDLLLRHLLLSMPQRKIVFTNADKAHAAQVLNKLSLEDCFEGVICFETLNPPPLKPDHDDNYNTQDRTDEKQVLAKDESEGTATDDTADSSRFSSKPPILCKPSVEAIEAAIRIAKADPKKTIFFDDSTRNIASGKAAGLHTVIVGSTTLVPGADHALSSIHNIKEALPEIWEGEGEQLEQVIHLISHDETSVIA; encoded by the exons ATGGATGCTTGTGGAAGGTCCAGTGGCGGATGCAGGTACGAGTGCTTGCTCTTTG ATATGGATGATACTTTGTACCCTCTGAGCTCAGGTCTCAACTTGGCGTGTCGTAAGAACATAGAAG AATTCATGTTGCAACACTTGCACATTGATGAAAATGAAGTACCTAAGATGTGCTTGGATTTGTACAAGGAATACGGGACAACTATGGCTGGCCTGAAG TTTCAGGCTCTTGGCTATGAATTTGACAATGATGAATTTCATACTTATGTTCATGGAAAATTACCATATGAGGCTCTGAAACCCGACCTGTTGCTGAGGCACCTTCTACTTTCTATGCCTCAACGCAAAATA GTCTTCACTAATGCTGACAAAGCGCATGCAGCTCAAGTACTCAACAAGCTGAGCTTGGAAGATTGTTTTGAAGGTGTCATATGCTTTGAAACTCTTAATCCCCCTCCTCTCAAACCAGATCATGATGATAACTACAATACACAAGACAGGACAGACGAAAAACAAGTGCTTGCAAAAGATGAATCAGAGGGTACCGCCACTGATGACACTGCTGACTCCAGCAGATTCAGCTCCAAGCCTCCAATTCTCTGTAAACCCTCAGTGGAAGCAATTGAAGCTGCTATTCGAATTGCCAAAGCTGACCCCAAGAAAACT ATTTTCTTTGATGATAGCACACGAAACATTGCAAGCGGGAAAGCAGCCGGACTTCACACAGTCATT GTAGGAAGCACGACACTGGTGCCCGGAGCTGACCACGCCTTAAGTAGCATTCACAACATCAAAGAGGCACTACCAGAAATATGGGAAGGTGAAGGAGAGCAGCTGGAGCAAGTCATCCACTTGATTTCCCATGATGAAACTTCAGTGATCGCGTAG
- the LOC131336074 gene encoding uncharacterized protein LOC131336074: MTNSSRIITSIFADNPIGKLPDHLLIEIFIRVPMSEWVQLSCVKKQWANLFRGECPWNAALLRNFPFAGHAKRWPGPIPRGLSKRRYTALYISKHIFSLDTALDENHEIVGHIYLFLKEQLEISTMPTPAGILHGTIIDQFIACGKTRDKAYELASQIWLSVIDNLEENEHTFLLLKRLALEKDVFLPYPYTRSQKVQWRVFEKLFTDFRDCFNHDDYYDVLACAKHKFQPIPSAWLGY, encoded by the exons ATGACCAACAGTAGCAGAATTATCACTTCCATTTTTGCTGATAATCCAATTGGGAAGCTTCCAGATCACCTGCTAATAGAAATCTTCATCCGGGTTCCCATGTCGGAATGGGTGCAATTATCTTGTGTGAAGAAGCAGTGGGCTAACCTGTTTCGAGGAGAATGTCCGTGGAATGCTGCCCTTCTCAGAAATTTTCCTTTTGCTGGCCATGCTAAAAGGTGGCCTGGGCCTATCCCTCGAGGATTGAGCAAAAG GAGGTATACTGCTTTATATATCAGTAAGCACATCTTTTCACTTGATACTGCATTGGATGAGAATCATGAGATAGTGGGCCATATCTATTTGTTTTTGAAGGAGCAACTCGAAATTTCAACCATGCCTACTCCTGCTGGTATACTTCATGGGACTATTATAG ATCAGTTTATTGCCTGTGGCAAAACACGAGACAAGGCGTATGAGCTTGCTTCACAAATCTGGTTATCTGTTATCGACAATTTGGAGGAAAATGAGCACACGTTTCTTTTACTTAAACGCCTGGCGTTAGAGAAAGAT GTTTTTCTACCCTATCCATACACAAGATCACAAAAAGTCCAGTGGAGGGTGTTTGAGAAACTCTTCACAGATTTCCGCGATTGCTTCAATCACGATGACTATTACGACGTATTGGCGTGTGCAAAGCATAAATTTCAGCCAATACCATCTGCTTGGTTAGGTTACTAG